A window of Pseudomonas alcaliphila JAB1 genomic DNA:
CGCCATACCCCAATGTGGACCGCTACCCGGCACACCGGCCAGCTGCTGCATACGCTCGTCCTGTGCGTTCGGCTCGAATCCCTCGCCACGTTCGCGCGCCAGGCGCCATTCGCGCTGCAGATAGGCCATACCCAGACCGATCATCACCAGCGAGGCGAACAGACCAATCCAGGCACCGGCGAACAGGTCGGTGCCCAGCGCACTGGCTGCGATCACGTTATGAATCGACGGAGAGCCAGGCAAGGCCGTCATGGTGAAGGTTCCCGCCCCCAGTGCAGTGGCGGCGCAGAACAATCGCTTGGGCAGATTGGCCTCGCGCATCAGGGTGATGCCCAGCGGATACATGGTGAAGATCACCACGAAAACCACCACTCCACCATAGGTGAGAACCGCACACACCAGCATCGCCACCCAGAGCGTGCGCTGCGTGCCCAGGCCGCGGGTAATGGCCTGCGCAATACTGCTGGCTGCCTGGCTGGCCGCCATGACCTTGCCGAAGATCGCACCACAGAGAAACAACACGAAGAACTTGCCAGCAAAGGTGAATGCGCCCAAGGGGCCGAATGGAAAGTGCTCGAGCAGCGCACCTGATACGGCGACGCCATCGGTGAGAGCCACCAGAATCGAACACAGCAATGCGGCGATGAATATGTTCACCCCGCGCAACGCCATGAAGATTAGTAGCGACAAGCCCAGCAAAAGCCCCAAATTCCCAAGCATCTGCATCTCCCTCTTTTATTGTTTTAGTTTGAAAACCGGGACAGTTATAACAGCTCGTACAACCGCTGCACTGTATCGAATGCGTAACTGTCTATTTTTTAGCCAGCCCACGCAGGTTCTATCCTTCAGCGTCCCGTCCAAAGAAAAAAAACTGCAACTCTTGCCCTGGCTCCGTTTACTTACTAAAAGTAATAGGTAGTATGTACGCCGGCTAATTTCCCGCAGTTGGGGAATTGCTCTTTATGGAAAACTCCACCTCAAGGGGAACACGATGAACAACGTTCTGAAATTCTCTGCTCTGGCTCTGGCCGCAGTTCTGGCTACCGGTTGCAGCAGCATGTCCAAAGAAACCGAAGCTCGTCTGACTGCTACCGAAGACGCAGCTGCTCGCGCTCAAGCCCGTGCTGACGAAGCCTACCGCAAGGCTGATGAAGCTCTGGCCGCTGCTCAGAAAGCTCAGCAGACTGCTGACGAAGCTAACGAGCGCGCTCTGCGCATGCTGGAAAAAGCCAGCCGCAAGTAATTGCGACTCGTTTTTTCGAAAGCCGCCCCAGGCAACTGGTGCGGCTTTTTTATTACCTGCTCATGACCTGACCCTCTCCGAACAGCTCGATTGCCGGGCAATAAAAAACCCGCGTACACGAATGCAGGCGGGCTTTTTACAACTTTGCCGAATCAGAACGGGTTGTCGTTGCTCGCCACCACGTTATCGGTCTGCGCCGCGATAGGCACCGGCATACCGTCCTCGGCAGCAACCACCTCACGGACCATCTCCCAGTCAAGGCGCAGGCCGCTGAGTTCATCACGCTTGAGCAATGCATTGATCACCGCAGTGTGCTTGTCGACAACAGAGGGGTCGCCCTCGTCATCCAGTGGCGCATGCGCTTCCAGATAGATCTTGCCGCTGCTTACACCAAACTTGTAGGGCTCGTTGATGATGCGTACCGGCGTGCCGACCGGCACCATGCCCGCCAGCTCCAGCACGTTGTGATTGAGCATGCGGAAGCAGCCATGGCTGACGCGCATGCCGATGCCGAACTTCTTGTTCGAACCATGGATCAGGTAGCCAGGAAACGACAGCGTCATCTTGTAGGGGCCCAGCGGATTGTCCGGGCCAGGCGGCACCACGGTGGGCAGAATGTCGCCCTCGGCCGCATGCTCTTCGCGAATCGACTTCGGCGGATACCAGGCCGGGTTCGGCGTTTTCACGGTCACGCGGCCTGTGCCCAGCGGCGAACCCCAGCCCTCACGGCCGATGCCCAGCGGGAAGGTGTGCACCACGTTCTGGCCTTTCGGGAAGTAGTACATCCGATACTCGGCCAGATTGATCACGATGCCTTCGCGCGGACCGGGAGGCAGCACGTAACGAGTCGGCAGGATGATCTCGGTACCCTCGCCCGGCAACCAGGGGTCGACACCCGGGTTGGCCGCGACCATTTCCAGATAGCCGAGATCGTTTGCCGTTCCCAGATCGGCGAAGGTGTCTTCGTACTTGGCCTTGATCACCTGTACCTGGCCCACCACATCCTCGCCTGGCGGCGGCAGTGGAAGTTCGAGTGCCTGTACCGCAGCACTGGAGCACAGTGCGACCAGAGTCAGACAGCGGTTGACCGCAGAAAAGCGCGACAACATCCGGGAGTCCCTTGAAGAGTTGAATGATATTGCGGCGATTGTACACCGCCGTTCGCAAGCCGGGCAGACGTCAGCCATCCGCCCAATTCGAGCACAGCCCCTGGCGCTGCGCCTCGAATGCCGCCAGGCAAGCGGGACACAGACGACGGTCACGCAGCCAGACCTTTTCCAGCGCCCGCCAACGCGGTTGCGCCGGCAACAAGCCACCGCAAAGCGTGCGATCAGCATGCCCACCCAGGCGCAACTGGCGAGCCACCAGATGCACACGCACCTCACGACAGGCGAACAGATCCAGCTGCTCATCCGGCTCGATCAGTTGGTAGGCATAAAGGGACCAGGCGGGACGCGGCATCTGGGGCTCCGTGACAGGTCGGCCACATTAGCCGAAAGGCTTGAGGCGGAAAAGCCTGTGCCTACTCTGTTTTCCGCCGAAAACAGGCACTTACAGCAGCGGTTTGAGCGTCGGCCAGACATTCTCCAGCAACACCGCCTGCGCGGACTCGGTCGGGTGAATGCCATCGGCCTGCATCATCCCCGGCACACCACCGACACCCTCAAGAAAGAACGGCACCAGCGGCACCTTCTTCTGCTCTGCCAAATCAGCGAAAACCTGGGCGAAAGATGTGGTGTAGCGCGCGCCATAGTTGGGTGGCAAACGCATACCGAGAAGCAGCACATCGGCACCGGCAGACTGCGATTTATCGATCATCGACGCAAGATTCTGTTGCAATTGCGCTGGGGGCTGGCCACGCAGACCATCGTTGCCTCCCAACTCGATGATGACCAGCTCCGGCTTGTGCTCTGCAAGCAGCGCAGAGAGCCGCGCAGCGCCGCCTGCGCTGGTGTCGCCGCTGATCGAGGCATTGACCACCGAGTGCTCGAAACCCTCTTCACTCAGCCGTTTTTCCAGCAAGGCGACCCAGCCCTGGCGGCTATCCAGGCCAAAAGCGGCGCTGATACTATCGCCGACCACAAGCAGGGTGCCTGCCACCGCTCCCTGAGCCCAGAGCATCAGGGCCAAGGCACCACTCAACCACCATGCACGCATTTGGAATCTCCATGACTTCGAGCATTCTCGCTGCGCGGAACCTTAGCAAAGTGGTCAGCAGCGCGGAAGGCGAGCTGACCATCCTCCATGACCTCGATCTCGAACTGAGCAAAGGCGACAGCCTGGCCATCGTCGGCGCCTCAGGCTCTGGCAAATCCACCCTGCTCGGATTGCTCGCCGGTCTGGACCTGCCCAGCGGCGGCGCGGTACTGCTGGCCGGCAAGAACCTCAGCGAACTCGATGAAGACCAGCGCGCGCGCCTGCGCGCCGAGCATGTCGGCTTCGTATTCCAGTCGTTCCAATTGCTCGACAGCCTCAACGCACTGGAGAACGTGATGCTGCCGCTGGAGCTGGAAGGCCACGCCGATGCCCGCCAGCGCGCCCGGGCGCTGCTCGAACGCGTCGGCCTGGGTCAACGTCTGACGCACTACCCGCGCCAGCTATCCGGTGGCGAGCAACAGCGCGTGGCCATTGCCCGCGCCTTCGCTGCAGAACCGGACGTGCTATTCGCCGATGAGCCCACCGGCAACCTCGACAGCCACACCGGAGAACGCATCAGCGACCTGCTCTTTCAGCTCAACCAGGAACGCGGTACCACCCTGGTGCTGGTCACCCACGACGAGCGCCTGGCGCACCGCTGCCAGCGCCTGATTCGCCTGGAAGCCGGACACCTGATCGATCGCGTGGAGCCCTGATGAAACGCGTGCCCGTCACTCGCCTGTTTTCGCTCGCTGCCCGCCAACTGCTGCGCGATGCCCGCGCCGGCGAGTTGCGGGTGCTGTTCTTCGCCTTGCTGGTCGCGGTGGCCGCCAGCAGCGCCATCGGTTATTTCAGCGCACGCCTGAATGACGCCATGCTGCTGCGTGCCAGCGAGTTTCTCGCTGCAGACCTGCGCCTGAGCGGCAGCTCGCCGGCCAGCCAGGAACAGATAGACGCGGGGCTCAAGCTGGGTCTCGATCACGCACAAGCGGTGGAGTTTTCCAGCGTGGTGGCTGCCCAGGAAGGCATTCAGCTGGCCAGCGTCAAGGCAGCCAATAGCCTTTATCCGCTGCGTGGCGAACTGAGGAGCGCTGCCGAACCCTACGCGCCAGAGGAAGTGGGTTCCGGCCCGCGCCCCGGAGAAGTCTGGGCCGAAGCGCGCCTGATGGTCGCGCTGAATCTGAAGATTGGCGATGAACTGGAAATAGGCGCCAAAACCCTGCGCTTGAGCCGTGTGCTGACCTATGACCCCGACACTGCTGGCGACTTTTACAGCCTGACGCCGCGCGTGCTGATGCACCTGGACGATCTTGCCGCGACTGAAGTGGTACAACCCGGTAGCCGCGTGCGCTTCCGCGAACTCTGGCGCGGCGATGCCAATGCCCTGGCGGCCTACCGTCAGGCAGTCGAAGCAGGCCTGGAACCCAACCAGCGCCTGGACGACGCTCGCGACGGCAATCGCCAGGTCGGCGGCGCCCTCGGCCGTGCCGAACGTTATCTGAACCTGGCCAGCCTGGCAGCCGTGTTGCTCGCTGGTGTAGCGGTAGCACTCTCGGCCGCTCGCTTCGCGGCGAGGCGCTTCGATGCCAGTGCGCTGCTGCGTTGTCTCGGGCTATCACGGCGTGAAGCGTTGGCCCTGTTCGGCCTGCAGTTGGCGTTGCTCGGGCTGATCGCCTGCCTGATCGGCGCGCTGCTGGGCTGGGCCGGCCAACACGTGCTCTTCTATTTGCTGCGCGGGCTGATCCCGGATGACCTGCCGCCGGCCGACCTGTGGCCCGCATTGGCCGGCATGGCCACCGGCCTGGTGGCGCTGGCCGGTTTCGCCCTGCCACCGCTGGCCGCGCTCGGCCGCGTGCCACCGCTACGCGTCTTGCGCCGCGATATGCTGCCGGTGCCGGCCAGCTCCTGGCTGGTCTACGGCGCAGCGCTGATCGCACTGGGTTTGATCATGTGGCGCCTGAGCCTGGATCTGAGGCTCACGCTGGCACTGCTGGGTGGCGGACTACTCGCCGCCTTACTGCTCGGCGGTCTGCTACTGCTCGGTTTGCAAAGCCTACGCCGCCTGCTGCAGCGCGCCGCCCTGCCCTGGCGCCTGGGCCTGGGTCAGTTGCTGCGCCATCCGCTGGCTGCAGCCGGACAATCGCTGGCGTTCGGCCTGATCCTGCTGGCCATGGCGCTGATCGCCCTGCTGCGCGGCGAGCTGCTCGATACCTGGCAGGACCAGTTGCCGGAGGACGCACCCAATCATTTCGCCCTCAATGTGCTGCCTGCCGAGCGCGATGCGTTCGCCGCACGCCTGGCCGAGCTATCGCCGCATCCAGCCCCGCTGTATCCCGTGGTGCCGGGCCGACTGATCATGATCAACGGTGAGCCGGTACGCCAACTGGTAACCAAGGAAAGTCGTGGCGAGCGCGCCATCCAGCGCGATCTGAGCCTGACCTGGGCCGAGGATCTGCCATCCGACAACCTGATCACCGCTGGCAATTGGTGGGGCGCTGCGCACGCCAGCGAGCTGCCTGGCGTTTCCGTCGAATCCGAGCTGGCCGAAAGCCTGCAACTGAAGCTCGGCGACCAGTTGCGTTTCAATGTCGGCGGTATCGAACGCGACGCGCAGGTCACCAGCCTGCGCCAGGTGGATTGGGACAGTTTCCAGCCCAACTTCTACATGATCTTCGAGCCGCAGACCCTGCAGGACCTGCCTGCCACCTACCTGACCAGCTTCTACCTGCCGCCCGGCCAGGACGCGGAGCTGGTAGCCCTCAGCCGCGCTTTCCCCAGCGTGACGCTGCTGCAGGTCGACGCCCTGCTGGCACAACTGCGCAGCATCCTCGCTCAGGTCACCCTGGCCATCGAGTACGTGCTGTTGTTCGTACTCGCCGCCGGCATCACCGTGCTGCTCGCCGGGCTGCAGGCGACACTGGACGAGCGCATTCGCCAGGGCGCGCTGCTGCGCGCACTGGGTGCCGAACGCAAGCTGCTGATCAGCGCTCGCCGCGCCGAGTTCGGCCTGCTCGGCGCGGCTGCCGGCCTGCTGGCCGCGCTGGGCTGCGAGCTGGTGAGCTTTCTGCTCTATCGCTATGCATTCGACATGAGCTGGCAACCGCACCCCTGGCTGCTTTTGCTGCCGCTGATCGGCGCGCTGCTGATTGGTCTGGCCGGCGTGCTCGGCACCCGCCGCGCACTGAATGCCAGCCCGTTGAGCGTGCTACGCGAAGGCTGAGAACTCTGAGAGGGGTTTGCTAGACTTGGCGCCCCTCTTCATCCCCGAGACACCATGAGCCGCTATCGCCCCCCTCGCCCTGCCGGCACACCACTGATCACCCCCGAAGGCGAAGCGCGCCTGCGCGCCGAGCTTCACGAGTTGTGGCATGTACGCAGGCCACAGGTGACGCAATCGGTCAGCGAAGCGGCGGCCCAGGGCGATCGCTCGGAGAACGCCGAATACACCTACGGCAAGAAGATGCTGCGCGAGATCGACAGTCGCGTGCGCTTTCTCACCAAGCGTCTGGAAAAGCTCAAGGTCGTCAGCGACAAACCGTCCGATCCGAGCAAGGTGTACTTCGGCGCCTGGGTCACCATCGAAGACGAAGATGGCGAACAGTCGCGCTACCGCATCGTCGGCCCCGACGAGCTGGACCTGAAACAGGGCCTGATCAGTATCGACTCGCCTCTGGCCCGCGCCCTGGTCGGCAAGGAGCTGGACGCCGAAGTGCGGGTGCACAGCCCCAGTGGTGAGAAGACCTGCTATATCGTCGAGATCGAATATCCCTAGGTGCTGTAGGAACTCTGCTCGCGAATACTGGCGCTTAAAAAGCTTCGCGAGCAGAGCTCGCTCCTACGCTGATGGCCGGTTTCCCCACAGCCCAACTAGCGCCGGGTAATCAGCCCCTGACGCGCCACCCGCACCAGCTCACCGACAGTTTGTGCCAGGTCCTCGGCGCTGGGTGCCTGGATCACGGCCAGATCGAAGCTGTCCCGCGCGAAACGACTCAGCGACTCGCCGTTCTGCACGAACTGGATGCGAAAGGCACGCGACCCGGCCCAGCGCTTGGGCCAGCCTTCGAGATAGCGCAGCAAGGTAGGCTGGTGGCTGCCGCCCAGCAGCACGCGCGGATTGCGCAGCAGCAGGCCCGAGGTGATGGGCGCCAGACGAATAAGGGGTTGGGGACAGATCATGGTCGAGTCTCCGCCTCGAGAATCCCGCTGGGCAGCGGTGAGAGGCGACACCGAACCAGCGCTTTAGCGGAATTTCAGGCGTTGATGACAACCCCCTGTGGCGCCCCGCAAGTAGCTGTTTAAATCGGCGCAGGGCGCATCCTAGAGAAGCCCAAGGCAAACTGTCAAGGCGCCCCCGACTTCGACCCCAACCTTCGATTGGGCGGCGGTCAATCCGCGCATTTCCATCCGCTCAAAAGACCCGTTCCTGGCCCTGGACGCCCCGCCTGGCCAGATCGATTGCGGCCCTCGGCGCGACCTGACGTTTCGGCACGTAACAGAAAGTACGCAGCGATATCGAGGCCAAGTCGCCCGAAAATCCTGGAAAGCGCCTGTATAGAGGGGTCGCCGGAAACTGCAGGACGATGGCATGTTTCCTGCCATCGTTCTTGCGCCGTACGCGCCACGGGATGGGCGTGATCTGTGTTGCTGGAAGCAGCTGACTGCCTCAACAAACCCCATCGAGAGCGCCCATGAAGAACAATAAAACCCTGCTCGCCCTCTGCCTCGGTACCGGCCTGCTCGCCAGCGGCCAGACCCAGGCTTTCTGGTTCGGTTCATCCGGCTACACCCAGACCAAGTACCCGATCGTCCTCGGCCACGGCATGCTCGGCTTCGACAGCATCCTCGGCGTCGATTACTGGTATGGCATCCCGGCGGCACTGCGCCGTGACGGTGCCAGTGTCTATGTCACCGAAGTCAGCCAGCTGGACACCTCCGAAGCCCGTGGCGAGCAATTGCTGCAGCAGGTCGAGGACATCGTCGCCATCAGCGGCAAAGGCAAGGTCAACCTGATCGGCCACAGCCATGGCGGCCCAACCACCCGCTACGTCGCCGCCGTGCGCCCGGATCTGGTGGCATCGGTCACCAGCGTCGGTGCACCGCACAAGGGTTCGGCCACCGCCGACTTCCTCAAGGGCATCAGCGACGGCCCGGCCGGTCCGGTCGCCACCCCGCTGCTGGTTGGCATCGTCAACGGCCTGGGGACGCTGATCAACTTCCTCTCCGGCAGTTCCAGCACCACCCCGCAGAATGCGCTGGGCTCGCTGGAGTCGCTCAACAGCGAGGGCGCAGCACGCTTCAATGCCAAGTTCCCACAAGGCATACCCACCAGCGCCTGCGGCGAAGGTGCCTACAGCGTCAATGGCGTGCGCTACTACTCCTGGAGCGGCACCAGCCCGCTGACCAACCTGCTCGACCCGAGCGACCTGCTGATGGGCGCCTCCTCACTGACCTTCGGCAACGAAGCCAATGACGGTCTGGTCGGACGCTGCAGCTCGCGCATGGGCCAGGTGATTCGTGACAACTACCGAATGAACCATCTCGACGAGGTCAACCAGACCCTGGGCCTGACCAGCCTGTTCGAGACCGACCCGGTGACCGTCTATCGCCAGCACGCCAACCGCCTGAAGAACGCCGGGCTCTGAACTGCTGCGCTTCGTAGGGTGCGCCGTGCGCACCGGATGCTGGGAACGTCGGCATTTCGGTGCACTCGGCGCACCCTGCGAGGTACCAGCGCTGAGCAATGGTTCGAACGCCTTACTGGAACCTGCCGTGAAGAAAACCCTGTTCGCCCTGCCTTTACTGATCGTTGCCGGCCTGGCGTTGATGCTTTACCTGCAACCCGGGCACCAACTG
This region includes:
- a CDS encoding L,D-transpeptidase family protein — its product is MLSRFSAVNRCLTLVALCSSAAVQALELPLPPPGEDVVGQVQVIKAKYEDTFADLGTANDLGYLEMVAANPGVDPWLPGEGTEIILPTRYVLPPGPREGIVINLAEYRMYYFPKGQNVVHTFPLGIGREGWGSPLGTGRVTVKTPNPAWYPPKSIREEHAAEGDILPTVVPPGPDNPLGPYKMTLSFPGYLIHGSNKKFGIGMRVSHGCFRMLNHNVLELAGMVPVGTPVRIINEPYKFGVSSGKIYLEAHAPLDDEGDPSVVDKHTAVINALLKRDELSGLRLDWEMVREVVAAEDGMPVPIAAQTDNVVASNDNPF
- a CDS encoding GntP family permease, which codes for MLGNLGLLLGLSLLIFMALRGVNIFIAALLCSILVALTDGVAVSGALLEHFPFGPLGAFTFAGKFFVLFLCGAIFGKVMAASQAASSIAQAITRGLGTQRTLWVAMLVCAVLTYGGVVVFVVIFTMYPLGITLMREANLPKRLFCAATALGAGTFTMTALPGSPSIHNVIAASALGTDLFAGAWIGLFASLVMIGLGMAYLQREWRLARERGEGFEPNAQDERMQQLAGVPGSGPHWGMALVPIIVVLGIILLPRLLALSGAAVPGEGALGGLLAFSQAQPILWPSLALVIATGVAVLMFPALRRNTVGLLGQGADDAIMPLLNTAAVIGFGGVVTQTAGFAQFAQWILGVDLPPLLSVFASVSVVSGIVGSSSGGLQIFMQTLAPRYLEMGVEPEVLHRIANITAGGLDSLPHCGAVIAMLMIMGLTHKQAYKDIFVITVVIPVIAALLCIAVLSF
- a CDS encoding triacylglycerol lipase, with translation MKNNKTLLALCLGTGLLASGQTQAFWFGSSGYTQTKYPIVLGHGMLGFDSILGVDYWYGIPAALRRDGASVYVTEVSQLDTSEARGEQLLQQVEDIVAISGKGKVNLIGHSHGGPTTRYVAAVRPDLVASVTSVGAPHKGSATADFLKGISDGPAGPVATPLLVGIVNGLGTLINFLSGSSSTTPQNALGSLESLNSEGAARFNAKFPQGIPTSACGEGAYSVNGVRYYSWSGTSPLTNLLDPSDLLMGASSLTFGNEANDGLVGRCSSRMGQVIRDNYRMNHLDEVNQTLGLTSLFETDPVTVYRQHANRLKNAGL
- a CDS encoding ABC transporter ATP-binding protein, which produces MTSSILAARNLSKVVSSAEGELTILHDLDLELSKGDSLAIVGASGSGKSTLLGLLAGLDLPSGGAVLLAGKNLSELDEDQRARLRAEHVGFVFQSFQLLDSLNALENVMLPLELEGHADARQRARALLERVGLGQRLTHYPRQLSGGEQQRVAIARAFAAEPDVLFADEPTGNLDSHTGERISDLLFQLNQERGTTLVLVTHDERLAHRCQRLIRLEAGHLIDRVEP
- the greB gene encoding transcription elongation factor GreB, yielding MSRYRPPRPAGTPLITPEGEARLRAELHELWHVRRPQVTQSVSEAAAQGDRSENAEYTYGKKMLREIDSRVRFLTKRLEKLKVVSDKPSDPSKVYFGAWVTIEDEDGEQSRYRIVGPDELDLKQGLISIDSPLARALVGKELDAEVRVHSPSGEKTCYIVEIEYP
- a CDS encoding FtsX-like permease family protein, whose translation is MKRVPVTRLFSLAARQLLRDARAGELRVLFFALLVAVAASSAIGYFSARLNDAMLLRASEFLAADLRLSGSSPASQEQIDAGLKLGLDHAQAVEFSSVVAAQEGIQLASVKAANSLYPLRGELRSAAEPYAPEEVGSGPRPGEVWAEARLMVALNLKIGDELEIGAKTLRLSRVLTYDPDTAGDFYSLTPRVLMHLDDLAATEVVQPGSRVRFRELWRGDANALAAYRQAVEAGLEPNQRLDDARDGNRQVGGALGRAERYLNLASLAAVLLAGVAVALSAARFAARRFDASALLRCLGLSRREALALFGLQLALLGLIACLIGALLGWAGQHVLFYLLRGLIPDDLPPADLWPALAGMATGLVALAGFALPPLAALGRVPPLRVLRRDMLPVPASSWLVYGAALIALGLIMWRLSLDLRLTLALLGGGLLAALLLGGLLLLGLQSLRRLLQRAALPWRLGLGQLLRHPLAAAGQSLAFGLILLAMALIALLRGELLDTWQDQLPEDAPNHFALNVLPAERDAFAARLAELSPHPAPLYPVVPGRLIMINGEPVRQLVTKESRGERAIQRDLSLTWAEDLPSDNLITAGNWWGAAHASELPGVSVESELAESLQLKLGDQLRFNVGGIERDAQVTSLRQVDWDSFQPNFYMIFEPQTLQDLPATYLTSFYLPPGQDAELVALSRAFPSVTLLQVDALLAQLRSILAQVTLAIEYVLLFVLAAGITVLLAGLQATLDERIRQGALLRALGAERKLLISARRAEFGLLGAAAGLLAALGCELVSFLLYRYAFDMSWQPHPWLLLLPLIGALLIGLAGVLGTRRALNASPLSVLREG
- the oprI gene encoding outer membrane lipoprotei OprI, translated to MNNVLKFSALALAAVLATGCSSMSKETEARLTATEDAAARAQARADEAYRKADEALAAAQKAQQTADEANERALRMLEKASRK
- a CDS encoding arylesterase, which gives rise to MRAWWLSGALALMLWAQGAVAGTLLVVGDSISAAFGLDSRQGWVALLEKRLSEEGFEHSVVNASISGDTSAGGAARLSALLAEHKPELVIIELGGNDGLRGQPPAQLQQNLASMIDKSQSAGADVLLLGMRLPPNYGARYTTSFAQVFADLAEQKKVPLVPFFLEGVGGVPGMMQADGIHPTESAQAVLLENVWPTLKPLL